The genomic stretch GGTGGAGCACGGGTCGCGCATCTTCATGGTATAGACGTACACGCCCATCGGCATCCCGCTGGCGTCCCATTGCGCTTGCGGATCATTGGTGGTCCAGAGCAACTCGCCCCAGCGGTTGAACATGCGCAGCTCATAGCCGAGCTCAGGTATCTCCACGCGCACCGGCCACGTGTCGTTGATCCCATCGTTGTTGGGCGTGAAGGAATTCGCCAGGAAGAGCGTGGGCTCGGTGCGCACATCGATGATGGCCGTGGTGGTATCGTTGCAGCCGTTGGCCTGGGTGGCGTACAGCGTGTAGGGGTAATAGTCGTAGAGGCGATGGTCCCATTGGAGATAGCCCGTGCAATCGTGGGTCACCAGGCTGTCCCCGATGTAGAACGCGCAGCTATCGGCGGTGAGGCTGCCGAGGGTGATCTCAACCAAGGGCGTGCAGGGGATCTGGCGCGCGGTGAAGATGGCCGGGGTCTGCGCCACGATGAAGATGCTATCGAGCACAGGGAGGTTTCCGCAACCGGTGAGGTCGAAGGCCTGCAGGGTCACATGCTGCCAACCCGGTTCGGGGAAGGTGATCAAGGGGTCGCGCGCGTTGCTCAGCCCGAAACCGCCCCAGGTCCATTCGAGCGAATCAGCGTTGGTAGCCAGCGTGTTCACGATGAAGGCCAGGTTCTGGCAGGCCGTATCGACCATGAGGGGCACCGCGAAGGGCGGCACCAATTCCACCACGTCCACTGAGGCCGTCGCCACGCAATTCAGGATCGTGTCCGTGGCGGTGACCGAGATCGCGCCATTGGTGCCGGGCAGTACCTGGAAACTGTCGGTGGTCTCACCGGTGCCCCACACATACGTATGCGGCTGGAAGCCGAAGACCAATTCGATATTGAGCAGCGGTGCCTCGTTGGGGCAGTACGACAGCGGACCGCCGATGATCTCCACATCGGGATTGCCCAGAGTGGCCTCAATGTAGGATGGGCAGCCGATCGGCGGAGCGATGAGCACGCCATAGATGCCAATGGGAAGGTCGGTTATCGTGGTATTGGTCTCGGCCGGGT from Flavobacteriales bacterium encodes the following:
- a CDS encoding gliding motility-associated C-terminal domain-containing protein, giving the protein MRVRHLFALSAVLAALIGQAQFAPCDVSVAVTAPTCPGLADGAITVVTQSGGPFVYQWDHDALLTDATANNLGAGIYSVLVIGFECDTLIDVVILDPIVPPLGTLDVTNLSCEGADDGAITLSLNPGGPFVWFWTHDPAETNTTITDLPIGIYGVLIAPPIGCPSYIEATLGNPDVEIIGGPLSYCPNEAPLLNIELVFGFQPHTYVWGTGETTDSFQVLPGTNGAISVTATDTILNCVATASVDVVELVPPFAVPLMVDTACQNLAFIVNTLATNADSLEWTWGGFGLSNARDPLITFPEPGWQHVTLQAFDLTGCGNLPVLDSIFIVAQTPAIFTARQIPCTPLVEITLGSLTADSCAFYIGDSLVTHDCTGYLQWDHRLYDYYPYTLYATQANGCNDTTTAIIDVRTEPTLFLANSFTPNNDGINDTWPVRVEIPELGYELRMFNRWGELLWTTNDPQAQWDASGMPMGVYVYTMKMRDPCSTTNEIVKRGHVTLFR